The nucleotide window agagataccttaaacctggtttggggttggtatttatagccgaggagtgaaggaggaggtggatggatagaccgacggcatgctgcacctttgcaggtgtgtcagacatgtcggccggggaggCGACGCCACGTCAGTTTGTCGCTTACGTagtcctgacaggcggctgccattggtgctacttgctctgtggtgccagtcccacttgatgagtagacagggtgcggtgcaagccgcatcgctgtttgcggtaactgtagacgTTCCCGCAtctcactctttgatcaagaaatacgtgagatgcggtgctaggccgcatcgtcgtctgtggtgactgttgctgttatccagcttctcggtattgatagaagtgttcactggatacggtgccaggccgcatcgctgtgaatacttccgttttcatacaccagatgcggtgccagccgcatcactataccgttctcatattccaggtaagtcctcctccatcattggacagattggattcaaccagtGTGTCGACGTGTTCCCGCACggacacaagtaggttgttagctagtgggggttttgataagggtaatggtcactcgcgatCGATGCTGatgcgagatctgggaccataccccttcagtaacttttaaaaaagttaccaaaagttgttttataattgtgaTAATGTGCTGATTATTTGTTAATTacaatataatacaaacaaacaccaaaagtagatataatcagcacatctgatGTGCTGACAATGGAAAACGATTGaggatgttgtgctaatgtcgtttatgttgataatggagaacgattgaggacgatgtgctaataatggagaacgattaaggatgttatgctaattatatagtattgtgctgattatattttttgtggTGGTTCTTACTGGTTGGTTCGATCATGGAGAGTTACTAGATCATGGATATGTTAAAAAATTCAAACTCTGATTTGAATTAAACTTGAATGGATTTagggatgttttaataattattttaaattagttataaataaatatggtaaaaaggtctaaattacccctaaactaattttttattgaggGACACTTGTTAATTATGTGTTAGTTCTTAGGGTTTTTACAAACATaagtatttgtatttgatcccattcctcGTAAACTATACCGGGTATCGTTTCTGTCATTGGCAGATCTTGAACTTAGTTCTAAGTAAAATCAGAGGACTCGAACTCTCAAAATTAtagcaaaattaaaaaaaaaacacggAACAAAATAAATATCTTTTCTTCAACCAGATCCTATTTTTCATCTCAAAACAAAATGTAGTGGATATCAAACATTTTTACACACATTTTCACTCCCCCTTTGCGAGTGTAAATGTTAGGTTAACTTCAACTCCACCAAACGAAGGTAACTCCTCCTTTTGATCAGTTTTCTAGCTAAATAATTATTTGATTTATGAGGTGACTCATGCCTTCTGTTTGTTTATTTTGACACAATTGGGGATTTAGGGCTTACAACTTTCACCTTTTTATATCTATAATGAGAATGTAAATAAACTTTTCCTGTTTCAATTTGTTAATCATGGGAAAAAGTAACCAAATTTAACAGGCTATTAGCTCTTTTCTTTAACCGGGTTATAAATGGatacttagggggtgtttggatgCGTCTGTAGAAAGTTTTCATGTGATATTAAACATATTAATGCTGCTGCAATACAAAGTGTTAAAGGAACAGTTTTGTTGTGCTTCAAACAGAGTTGTCGTTATAATTAGGGCTGCAGACGAACTGAacgagtgtttgtttgttaagaaatatatgtgttcacgaactgttcatgaacacttaccgaacgagaatttatgtttgtgtttgtttgttaaggaagTGAACTTGTTCGAGTTCATttgtgtttgttaattttaggcaatgaACGAAAATGAACGTTGATGTACATAAATGGgtacaaactaatgttcatgaacacaaatgaaaacaaaTGAACGCAAACAAGtattcatgaacaaaatatataatacaccgaCACTTACTAAGTATATTTTATTCGTTGGAATTCTGAAGTgcataaataaaatataaaaactaaaaacactaatgaacacccgaacacaaacgaacacgttaccgaacggtttacgaacataaatgaacgaacgtggCCTCTGtccatgttcgttcgtttaactaaatgaacggaatatcttgttcgtgtttgtttgtttaataaacgaacgaacacaaatgaacttccCGTCGAagggttcacgaactgttcggtGAAAAGGTTTGTTCATTGCAGCCCTAGTTATAATCATGGTGATGGTGTTGAGTGTTTCCAGATTATAATCATATAGAGGAGTAATAGCTAAATAAAACAAGGGTAAAAAGTAACAATGCTTTTGTATTTGGTATATTTTTACTGTGTGAGTAGTAAATAGAGTTCATCTTCAATCCATTTTCACAGTTTGCAGTACTGATCCAACAAAAGCGGCGTGACATGAAAGCTAAACGTTTGTCCGACGTTCAACAATTGGATATAATCACCACACTTCCGCAAGCCATAATAGAAACCATACTATGTCTTTTACCAATCGAAGAAGCGGCAAGGACAAGTATCCTGTCGAAGGAATGGCGGTATAAATGGACCAAAATTCCTAACCTTGTGTTTGACCAGTTCTCTACTGTTAAAATATCAAATGAAGAGAAGGAACTGTCTCTGTATGATCAGACCCAACCACATTTTTATAAAGCTGCAAGGAAAAACAAGGACACGAGGTGTACACTTTTCCGTGCTATACACCAAGTTTTGTTACAACGCCAGGGTCCGATACTTGAGTTCACCCTTACGATGAGTACACTTCAAACCCCTTTTGAAATTGATCAAGTAATACTTCATTTGTCAAGGAACCatactgtcaagaaactaacGCTTGACTTTTATGATCCCTATTCGTATTATTTACTCTTACCCGTCTTACCATGGCGTCACCTAACGGACTTAAATATTATATCTTGTGTTGTCAACCATAAACCCATCTTCAATGGATTTGGTAGCCTTACAAGTTTATCCTTAAACTACGTAACAATATCTAGAGGAACTCTTATGCATCTTTTGTATAATTGCCCATCTCTTAAGAGCTTGTGTCTGGTAAGTTCATACTTGTATATCCATTCTCATGGGCTTTCATAACCTATCTGAATATTGTAAGTCAATGCAGCGTATATATGCGGATCATCTTCCCGGTGATGAAAATCCCAGCATTATGGAGCTATTCAAGTGTTTACCTGTGGTTGAAGATCTGACCACTTGGGGTGATTTCACTTTGGTAATATTTATCCACattatatataatttaaagtaAAAGTAAAACTTTGGTTGTTGATCGTTGTTTTTTTGGCCTATGATTGAAGTTATTAGTTCAAGCCTCGGTTCCAGAAGAGCTTCCAACCTCGCTAATCCACCTCAAATACTGTACCATCGACAAAATGTGTTTTTTTGATGGCTATGGATTGCcttttcttcttgttttgatCAAATGTTCTCCGAACTTAACGAAAATTAAACTAGAGGTAAATTGTAAAAGTGTATCTCGTATCCTATTGTTTTAATTCTGATGCCAAAGTTCACTGACACAATACTCCTGCCGTAGATTAATACTGATTGTTGTACTGAGATAAAGCCAACTGTTAAGTTGGAAGAACATTCCGTTAACTTGGAAGAATATTCTGTTGAGTTGGAAGAATATTCCGTGATGTTGGAAAAATGTTCGGTTATGTTTGAAGAATATTCATATGTTTGGTTGGAGCATTTGAATGAATTGGAGATTGAAGATTTCAGTAATTTTGAGCCTGAGTTGGAGTTTGTGAAGTTTATCTTGGCTAGGTCACCCAATCTGAAAAAAGTGATATTGCTAACCCGTAAGGTTGACAAGAATGAAGAGTCGGAGATGTTAAAAATTCTCTTACGTGTCCCACGTGCATCACCAGTAGAAATAATTGTTGTGAGTTACTGAAAAGACTTTTACGATGACCATTAGATCACTCAACTTTCTTGAGAACTAATATTGAGGTTTATGATGATAATCTTGTATTGCTACTTGTTTTTCTGGTTagttcaaaaagattttcttgGACTTGGTTGCTGCAACAATGTATATGATCCTTGTATATCCTTGATTTTATGATCCTTGTATATCCTTATTATTAAGTATTTAAAAAGTTATTAGCACTTGCTATGATAAGCAATTTAACTATAGAATGCTACTTTAGGCACCAGAAAGGTTTGACCTTTGAGATGTAGGGATCACATTACTTTTAGTGTTGATGCATAATTTTATATACTATTCTAATTATGTGTCGTAACAATTATTGAGTACATGGAAACAATAGGTTGACTACCAAACTGAACAATCATGTGTAGAACAATTATTATCAAAGACAGTAATTTACATGTAGTACTCCTTACTGATGGTTAATCATGTGTGGATAAGCTGAGATGTAATCAGTAAGACATATTATGTTGTATTTGGTCTATTTTGTCTTTGCAATATGTCCTCAAACCTGCACATTTCGCATCCAAAACACACACAATGCCTGCAGCCTTCGCACTTTCTATTCTTGCGGCATCCACTGCGTGGTCTTGAGCTCCTCTCCTCGAGGTCTTCACATGACCACCTTAACCAAACAAAATACATACAACACATGTTTTAAGAATCCTACCATTTCAAGAAATCAAATATAACTTTTAGATGGGTAGATCAAGTTACCTGTCCGGTATCATATCATTGCTGCAAACAGTGGCGGACTTACAATGTTAGTAGGGGTAacacgggctacccctcaaccccgtctccttagtgtaaaaataccccttaactccgtttccgtagtgtaaaaatacccccgCAACTTCGTCTCCGTTATACAAAGGATAATCCtggtctaaaaaataaaaaattgggatacccctaaATTTGTGGGCTAGTTCCGCCGCGGGCTGCAAAGTGGTAAAACTTGCATGCATCCCTTGTCCTAAGTTTAAAGTGACGCACCTTGTTGCATGCAGTACAACTTAAGAACTCATCATGATGGGAGACTTGGTTGCGTGGTCTCACGTATTCATCTTTGAGAAGACTTGTCTCAACCAACTTTATCTTCTCACCAATGCAATATAGAACCCAAACCTTGGTCCTCATGTTTGGCACGTTTGTACCACTCAATGCATGTTTAGCAAACTTTGCAGGACAACTGAACACTATTTTCAATCAGAAGTACCATAATTCcgtttttaaaacaaaagataCCAATTGTGAATAGTAATTCTAGAGTTCTTAACCATGACTGGTGTTCTTGTGGATCTAAGTGTTCTCTTTTGACTTTTTAACGAAAAGTTATATCTTCTGTTGGTTGTTTACCAATTTTGTTaggcaaaaacttcaaaaaaaaaaaaaaaaaaaaagaaaaaaaaacaaacaaaagaaaagaaaaaagaattGTTAGTTATTTAAAGTTTAATATCAATATCCATACAATAATAGGAATCAAAAGAATGAAGAAGCAACTGGATCACGAGCAACAACTGTTGCTGCCAGTGGCTGACCTAGGAATTTTTCTATaggggtgcggaatatttttaaaaattttaggccccaaggtatataagtaaaaaatcggttcgtatcgggtcgggtcgggtcatgtaaaacaaaagaacatcgaactaaatttatataatcatcaaaaatatgtcaaaccttgttacaaacataattaaaacgtcacCATACGGGTTTTCTTTTTTTGAAATCTATTCAAAACATAATATATCAACTATTCAAATCCTAAAAATCATAATGTAAATAACCCTAAAAGTCATCTAAACAACATATACACCATAAAAAGAAAAAGCCAAACATTCTTCACTAACAATTAACAAATATAACCAACCAGATCTACTGTGTGGTGTATGCGACTATAATAAAAGGCAaaatatcatcactaacaaaaTATATCCCACCATATAACATAATGAAAAACAAAATGAAGCACATGTCTACTGTCATGGTTAGTATGCTGCTAATATCAACCAaaattcatcaaaaataacaaagaaattTACCCGTGTTCGATCagcggtggtatggtggctgattacggtggtatgCGGCTGCTGACTGTTCACTGTTGTTGTCGCTGACGTTCTGATCGCTGGCGTGCAGGGAGGAtagagagagcgggagagaacATGTAGTAAGGGTTTTGggcttatttattttattttagtttgaaatattgttaatgtgttgggtttgtttattgggctaagacttagtagtgggctagttaaaggtattgggtatttgggtttagttatttaggtattaaaagttatataatttaggtagtatttatttttttaaaaaaataagagtttactaaaaaaaatttaaaatataaattgataacactttttatcTAAGGGGTGCAGACGAAAAATTCCAAGAGGTGCGGACagaaattccaaggggtgcgaaCGAAAAATTCCAATGGGTGCGAACGagattttcgacggaacttagcactaattttttttttcccgggggtgcgcccgcccgcCTTCACTATGTCTTAAGTTCGCCCCTGGTTGCTGCAGTGCCTGCAGGAGTATCAACAGAGGTTCCTGGAGTATAACCAGCAGTACCTGCTGTTTAAGAAAAGGGGCATCCCGTTAGAcctgtgatgtgtgtaaaatgcaacatataaattacatcaaatgaggcataaaactaaccctttttaagtactaatgttggaaaaagagtgtttttgtcttccttttgtattttcaggatgaaatgagctcaaattcacaaaagaagcaaaaaagacagctaaatctaacataaatacgagaaaaggaacaaaagtggattgcccgacccctcaacggcatcctcccaagcaagaatagagaagtcagaagactgaacacgccccgtgctcagccagcacggggccgtgcccaagaagcagcagaaaagacaaacctatagaagcttctattgcccaccacggggccgtgtccagtgagcacgggggcgtggcgaaagtacagcaggcgcattaattgtaattgcgaattacaattaatgaagagagatagtgtcagacaggcacggggggcgtgtccagcggacacggggccgtgcccagccttctgttcagcctataaataggagtgcttggcttcatttcaactcatcccttggcacaccacctctctcacacttcatccaccacccaccaccaccataacaccatcatccaccaccatcatccattgtccatcatagagtgtgtgagtcgtctcgggatccaagattgatcgtaagagttcttgacaatcaaggccatgtttgcctaagtctcttacatcacctggtgaagacaagtgtttagtataatactttttatttttaatcttttgcactttttatttggttttgtattaatgactttaataactagttacttatgttgaaggtgatctttccttatcgtttgtccgtggtgtcttggtattattttactgtctatataaaataaaagattttcaccattcatatctccacggtctatatggaggtatgttggctacctggtcgggggttaagggaacggtttggtaagggtcttgcacttgttcagcgtttagaggtcctgcaagggacctgggtcaaatttagtaggatctccttcaatgcccataggtattggatggcggggatccaaactctttgaccccctcataagttaactactattaatactataacccggctatttaggactgtatccctgctgacttagactacttagtcgagggtaacgtcaccgccaaaagcggggcctaccataatttgcattaataacttaattcattatcttccaataatccaaccctttaggattgtatccttgctgactcaaactactgggttgagggtaacgtcgccttcaaaagaggggcctactacaataactaagataatctcttaaacaagtgcaaaagtgcgaaaataatcaaaggttatactaatacacgagtcggatccaagtgattcatcttgtctatctgtttttatttttattttatttttcagcatttagttagtttttattttcttagtttaaaaaaccttttctaactttttgatttgattagacgttgaggataaatcggtactaaaagctcttgtgtccttggacgaccttggtatcttaccaacactatactacgtccacgatgggtgcacttgcccatatgtgtgtttagtgttagtaaatatcgtgttttataaatttaaaactgggctaaaagtgtaaaaagggcttaaatatacatctaaattatattacacttcgcacacatcaagtttttggtgccgctgccggggacacaaggattttaagaaagttaggaatcaacggcctaatcatatttttattttttttcttaattttttaggattttcttagtttttcagcttctgcagagctcagcacgggccgtgcccagcatcgttactggcagtttttagttttccaagttacagcaggctgaacacggggccgtgtcggtgcaacacgaggtcgtgtccaactttccagtaactgggatctggaaaacaatcactgtaactccgaccacgggccgtgttcgctgagcacggggccgtggtgaactctctgaccagcattcttttctgtttttattgcaggacttggaaccagacgccatcctacgtagtgtatgagctccagttctaataaggacataaaagaacctctagaagaacccgaacgctttctcagaaaaagactaaaagctaaaaaccaagagaaagtttcggggaatccacctatggcggaccaacgtaccctcatggattatctacgacccaccgtaggtaacctaggcgccgctatcaatgcaccgaatgttgaagccaataacttcgaacttcggccgcatttgatacaaatgctccaaaactccgcaaccttcaatgggcttgcggacgaggatccccatctacatattactaatttcttagaaatatgtgataccttttcgatcaatggagcatcaaatgacgccatccgcctccgaatgttccctttttcactaaaagaccgagcaaaagcttggctcaacgccctcccagctggatcggtaaacacctgggatgaactagcccaaaaatttctatataagtatttccctcccgctaaaacggctaaattaatgactgaaattaatacatattcacaagaggatggggaatccttatatgaaacttgggaaaggttcaaggaactattacgcaagtgtccacatcatggccttgcgatatggcaacaagtatccactttctataatgggttgttgccacatacaaggcagacacttgactctagctccgggggacttttaggtaatcgccgcccgcatgaaatatataaccaaattgaggaaattgctcaaaccaattttcagtggcacaccccccgaggcaataaatctattgccccgggcacccataaggttgatgaaagcacttctttgcaagcccaaatcgaggccctttcttcaaaaataaaaaaattagaaatgacaaaaacagtctcggttatggcttgtgaagggtgtggtgggccacatgaaaattggagttgcatgaaagaaac belongs to Helianthus annuus cultivar XRQ/B chromosome 5, HanXRQr2.0-SUNRISE, whole genome shotgun sequence and includes:
- the LOC110941833 gene encoding F-box/FBD/LRR-repeat protein At1g13570 isoform X2, with the translated sequence MKAKRLSDVQQLDIITTLPQAIIETILCLLPIEEAARTSILSKEWRYKWTKIPNLVFDQFSTVKISNEEKELSLYDQTQPHFYKAARKNKDTRCTLFRAIHQVLLQRQGPILEFTLTMSTLQTPFEIDQVILHLSRNHTVKKLTLDFYDPYSYYLLLPVLPWRHLTDLNIISCVVNHKPIFNGFGSLTSLSLNYVTISRGTLMHLLYNCPSLKSLCLRIYADHLPGDENPSIMELFKCLPVVEDLTTWGDFTLLLVQASVPEELPTSLIHLKYCTIDKMCFFDGYGLPFLLVLIKCSPNLTKIKLEINTDCCTEIKPTVKLEEHSVNLEEYSVELEEYSVMLEKCSVMFEEYSYVWLEHLNELEIEDFSNFEPELEFVKFILARSPNLKKVILLTRKVDKNEESEMLKILLRVPRASPVEIIVVSY
- the LOC110941833 gene encoding F-box/FBD/LRR-repeat protein At1g13570 isoform X1, encoding MKAKRLSDVQQLDIITTLPQAIIETILCLLPIEEAARTSILSKEWRYKWTKIPNLVFDQFSTVKISNEEKELSLYDQTQPHFYKAARKNKDTRCTLFRAIHQVLLQRQGPILEFTLTMSTLQTPFEIDQVILHLSRNHTVKKLTLDFYDPYSYYLLLPVLPWRHLTDLNIISCVVNHKPIFNGFGSLTSLSLNYVTISRGTLMHLLYNCPSLKSLCLSMQRIYADHLPGDENPSIMELFKCLPVVEDLTTWGDFTLLLVQASVPEELPTSLIHLKYCTIDKMCFFDGYGLPFLLVLIKCSPNLTKIKLEINTDCCTEIKPTVKLEEHSVNLEEYSVELEEYSVMLEKCSVMFEEYSYVWLEHLNELEIEDFSNFEPELEFVKFILARSPNLKKVILLTRKVDKNEESEMLKILLRVPRASPVEIIVVSY